In Erpetoichthys calabaricus chromosome 2, fErpCal1.3, whole genome shotgun sequence, a genomic segment contains:
- the LOC114646107 gene encoding zona pellucida sperm-binding protein 3-like translates to MVFGMGALCFFCCLLGGFPLLGLTSPIDDFQADKWDYNTPSRKIAKHGLGAARPKLFMPAKGIPFIISPFPESLLDPRVLTGPSAKLPPALKALLNPTPPRPVVTLPVIPKSDVSLACSISKMMVRVKKAFFGFGYTEAELVLGNKCKSNGKDEATGDLLFNYPLNACDGKRSTHEGCLTYENVLHFKPHIVPGVIRRKQPVNVALKCCYFRYYHVYKAAVHPTWSAPSGLKTLHHPSGMVLKLMDATFSKPFEAKEYHLGQEIHFQAVSYPNSTRQWLFLHSCFATPTPNPNSSPRYTVIDNYGCMVDSKQESCSSRFERPRMANVVSFTVSAFQFNDHKQVYFHCKMFMKKNQDVTNTAKFCTYNKKLSRWQELGGHDRVCECCDSVCGPSEYDEVTESHGPLEVGPDEEQLPPEVGPDEEQLPPEVGPDEEQLPPEVGPDEEQLPPEVGPDEEQLPPEVGPDEEQLPPEVGPDEEQLPPEVGPDEEQLPPEVGPDEEQLPPEVGPDEEQLPPEDDSKGFWQYY, encoded by the exons ATGGTTTTTGGGATGGGGGCGCTTTGTTTCTTTTGCTGCCTTTTAGGTGGTTTCCCATTATTGGGATTAACCAGTCCAATTGATGATTTTCAGGCTGACAAATGGGACTATAATACTCCATCTCGAAAGATTGCTAAACATGGACTAGGAGCTGCAAGACCAAAGCTCTTTATGCCTGCTAAAGGGATTCCTTTCATTATATCTCCCTTTCCAGAAAGCCTTTTGGATCCTCGTGTACTGACTGGCCCCAGTGCCAAACTGCCCCCTGCACTGAAAGCTTTGTTGAACCCTACACCTCCAAGGCCTGTGGTGACACTACCTGTAATCCCCAAATCTGACGTGTCTTTGGCTTGTAGCATATCTAAGATGATGGTGAGGGTTAAAAAAGCATTCTTTGGGTTTGGCTACACTGAGGCTGAACTTGTTCTTGGTAATAAATGCAAAAGCAATGGCAAAGATGAAGCCACTGGAGATCTGCTCTTTAATTATCCTCTTAATGCTTGTGATGGTAAAAGATCA ACGCATGAGGGATGTCTGACATATGAGAATGTTCTCCATTTCAAACCACATATAGTGCCTGGAGTAATCCGTAGAAAACAGCCTGTCAATGTTGCTCTGAAATGCTGTTATTTCAG GTACTACCATGTATACAAAGCTGCAGTGCACCCTACCTGGAGTGCCCCCTCTGGTTTGAAGACCCTTCATCATCCTTCTGGCATGGTTTTGAAGTTGATGGATG CTACCTTTTCTAAGCCATTTGAAGCTAAAGAATATCATTTGGGCCAAGAAATCCACTTTCAGGCAGTTAGCTACCCCAACAGTACCAGACAGTGGCTTTTCCTTCACTCCTGCTTTGCAACTCCTACTCCAAATCCTAATTCCAGTCCACGATACACAGTAATTGACAACTATGG GTGTATGGTGGATAGTAAACAGGAAAGCTGCTCCTCCAGATTTGAGAGGCCAAGGATGGCTAATGTTGTCTCCTTTACAGTATCTGCTTTCCAGTTTAATGACCACAAGCAG GTTTACTTTCACTGCAAGATGTTCATGAAGAAAAACCAAGATGTGACAAACACTGCCAAGTTCTGCACTTACAACAAAAAACTGTCAAG GTGGCAGGAGCTTGGTGGTCATGACAGAGTATGTGAATGCTGTGACTCGGTGTGTGGCCCTTCAGAATATGATGAAG TTACTGAAAGCCATGGCCCACTGGAGGTGGGCCCCGACGAGGAGCAGCTCCCGCCCGAGGTGGGCCCCGACGAGGAGCAGCTCCCGCCCGAGGTGGGCCCCGACGAGGAGCAGCTCCCGCCCGAGGTGGGCCCCGACGAGGAGCAGCTCCCGCCCGAGGTGGGCCCCGACGAGGAGCAGCTCCCGCCCGAGGTGGGCCCCGACGAGGAGCAGCTCCCGCCCGAGGTGGGCCCCGACGAGGAGCAGCTCCCGCCCGAGGTGGGCCCCGACGAGGAGCAGCTCCCGCCCGAGGTGGGCCCCGACGAGGAGCAGCTCCCGCCCGAGGTGGGCCCCGACGAGGAGCAGCTCCCGCCCGAAGATGATTCCAAAGGATTTTGGCAGTATTACTGA